The following coding sequences are from one Acidobacteriota bacterium window:
- the gdhA gene encoding NADP-specific glutamate dehydrogenase, with amino-acid sequence MTMDLDRFMKGLKRRNPGESEFHQAVLEVASKVIPFINENPRYQRDGILERMTEADRVVIFRVSWEDDEGNVRANRGYRIQFNNSLGPYKGGLRFDKEVNLSIFKFLGFEQVFKNSLTTLPMGGAKGGSDFNPKGKSDREVMRFCQSFMTELYRHIGEDTDVPAGDIGVGGREIGFLFGQFKRLTNKFTGAMTGKGIEWGGSLIRTEATGYGCIYFAREMLGRVGEGLEGKRCVISGSGNVAQYAAAKLIELGARVITISDRHGFVYDPNGIDEEKLSFVITLKTDRRGSLATFASEYGLEYHEGKKPWIVDCDLAFPCATQNEIEEEDARALVSGGCRLVAEGANMPTTMAGAKIFEAAKVLYAPSKAANAGGVAISGLEMTQNAIRLKWSREEVDERLQRIMVRIHEQCVLYGANGETTDYVKGANIGGFVKVADAMLAYGVV; translated from the coding sequence ATGACGATGGATCTCGACAGATTCATGAAAGGTCTGAAGAGGCGGAATCCGGGCGAGAGCGAGTTTCATCAGGCCGTACTGGAGGTGGCGTCGAAGGTCATTCCATTCATCAACGAGAATCCCAGATACCAGCGGGACGGGATTCTCGAAAGAATGACCGAGGCAGATCGAGTCGTCATTTTTCGAGTCAGCTGGGAAGATGACGAGGGGAACGTCCGGGCGAACCGGGGGTATCGAATCCAGTTCAACAACTCGCTGGGCCCGTACAAGGGGGGTCTCCGGTTCGACAAGGAAGTCAATCTGAGCATCTTCAAGTTCCTCGGGTTCGAACAGGTCTTCAAGAACAGCCTCACGACGCTTCCGATGGGGGGAGCCAAGGGAGGGTCTGATTTCAATCCGAAGGGGAAGTCCGACCGGGAAGTCATGCGGTTCTGTCAGTCTTTCATGACGGAGCTTTATCGTCATATCGGGGAAGACACCGATGTGCCGGCAGGTGACATCGGTGTGGGAGGGAGAGAGATCGGATTCCTCTTTGGTCAGTTCAAGCGGCTGACGAACAAATTCACCGGTGCGATGACTGGAAAAGGGATCGAGTGGGGAGGAAGTCTGATTCGCACCGAGGCCACCGGCTACGGATGTATCTATTTCGCCAGAGAGATGCTCGGTCGAGTCGGTGAGGGGCTGGAAGGAAAGCGCTGTGTGATTTCGGGTTCGGGAAACGTGGCGCAGTACGCTGCCGCGAAGCTGATCGAGCTGGGGGCCAGAGTCATCACAATTTCCGATCGCCACGGATTCGTCTACGACCCAAACGGCATCGACGAAGAGAAGTTGAGCTTCGTCATCACGCTCAAGACGGACAGGAGGGGGTCGCTCGCAACATTCGCATCGGAATACGGTCTCGAGTATCACGAAGGGAAGAAGCCCTGGATAGTCGATTGTGACCTCGCGTTTCCCTGTGCGACTCAGAATGAGATTGAAGAGGAGGACGCCAGAGCTCTCGTATCGGGGGGATGCCGGCTGGTCGCCGAGGGAGCGAACATGCCGACGACAATGGCGGGGGCGAAGATATTCGAGGCGGCGAAAGTGCTGTATGCCCCCTCGAAGGCGGCGAATGCGGGAGGAGTCGCGATCTCGGGCCTCGAGATGACGCAGAACGCGATCCGTCTCAAATGGTCGCGGGAAGAGGTGGATGAGCGGCTTCAGCGCATCATGGTCCGGATCCACGAGCAGTGCGTCCTGTATGGCGCGAACGGCGAAACGACCGACTACGTCAAAGGTGCCAACATCGGAGGGTTCGTCAAGGTAGCGGATGCGATGCTCGCCTATGGGGTCGTGTGA
- a CDS encoding glutaredoxin family protein: MPSVTVYGTGWCPDVRLARRTLDEAGISYDYIDIDADGDAENRVLRWNAGRRRVPTIVVQSSEGQQVLSNPPREELAALVNSLGNGEKAAVK, from the coding sequence ATGCCAAGCGTGACCGTATACGGGACCGGATGGTGCCCGGACGTGCGACTCGCCCGTCGCACTCTCGACGAAGCCGGTATTTCGTACGACTACATAGACATCGATGCGGACGGCGACGCGGAAAACCGCGTACTCCGGTGGAACGCTGGCCGGCGACGCGTCCCGACGATCGTGGTTCAGAGCTCCGAGGGACAGCAGGTGCTGTCGAATCCGCCGCGCGAGGAGCTCGCGGCCCTGGTCAACTCGCTCGGGAACGGTGAAAAGGCGGCGGTCAAATGA
- a CDS encoding response regulator, translating to MATRILLADDSVTIQKVVELTFSDGDYEVTATTNGAQAIEMAVKLRPDIILSDIIMPEKNGYEVCEYVKSHPELRSIPVILLTGTFEPFDPERADKAGCDAVVTKPFESQSLIQKVEELTSSAQANRESSAADSPSETVPLGTLSPFENEADQEAPADSETGGDPFAESSEDSEPVLEPQTEPPAPTGDVFDEPAGLSGAEDESAATRMIPKMTFEDLDRIKQESSAETEQPREEQPVFEQSAEASSAAPFEDQEAPEEESVPPPPFAQETGSAPFRIPDSPEPGVPPAEPTGPLAEEPSDDSATRMIPKMSFEDLQRETKQEDAEMAPDSFEQPEPEPEEPAFPSAPTRASASPESSEEEDPFGSSAGSTDIDDSSTRMIPKMSFEDLQRLQQQEAASEETSSAEPDSGEEQRPAYEPPSAVEGSQSEWESARQEESPVEATSPGGDDEATPFGREDDSSEQGWAPAGPTESPETASDSPYPDDEVERIARRVVEMLSDRVLREIAWEVIPEVAEMVVRERVRELESQDS from the coding sequence ATGGCAACCAGAATCCTACTCGCCGACGACAGCGTGACCATTCAGAAAGTCGTAGAGCTCACCTTTTCGGATGGAGACTACGAGGTAACTGCCACCACGAATGGCGCCCAGGCGATCGAGATGGCCGTGAAGCTTCGGCCCGACATCATCCTCTCGGACATCATCATGCCCGAGAAGAATGGTTACGAGGTTTGCGAATACGTCAAGTCCCATCCCGAGCTCCGATCGATCCCCGTCATTCTTCTGACGGGCACCTTCGAGCCGTTCGATCCCGAGCGTGCCGACAAGGCAGGCTGCGATGCCGTCGTCACCAAACCCTTCGAATCCCAGAGCCTCATCCAGAAGGTCGAAGAGCTGACGAGCAGCGCGCAGGCAAACCGGGAGAGCTCAGCAGCTGATTCACCGTCGGAGACCGTTCCTCTCGGTACCCTGTCCCCTTTCGAGAACGAGGCTGATCAGGAAGCGCCGGCCGACTCGGAAACAGGCGGCGATCCCTTCGCCGAGTCCTCCGAAGACAGCGAGCCCGTCCTCGAGCCTCAAACCGAACCCCCGGCTCCCACCGGCGATGTCTTCGACGAACCCGCGGGACTGAGCGGAGCCGAAGACGAATCCGCGGCGACGAGGATGATCCCGAAGATGACCTTCGAGGATCTCGATCGCATCAAACAGGAAAGCTCCGCGGAAACAGAACAACCTCGGGAGGAGCAACCCGTCTTCGAGCAGAGTGCAGAAGCATCCTCCGCAGCTCCCTTCGAAGACCAGGAAGCGCCGGAGGAGGAGAGCGTTCCTCCGCCTCCCTTCGCCCAGGAGACGGGTTCCGCCCCCTTCCGGATCCCGGATTCGCCCGAGCCGGGAGTCCCCCCGGCCGAGCCGACCGGCCCGCTCGCGGAAGAACCCTCCGACGACTCGGCGACCAGAATGATCCCGAAGATGAGCTTCGAGGATCTTCAGCGCGAGACAAAGCAGGAAGATGCGGAAATGGCTCCGGATTCTTTCGAACAGCCCGAGCCGGAACCCGAAGAGCCCGCTTTTCCCTCGGCACCCACCCGTGCGTCGGCTTCGCCGGAGAGTTCCGAGGAGGAGGATCCGTTCGGCAGCAGCGCCGGATCGACGGACATCGACGATTCGTCGACCCGCATGATCCCCAAGATGAGTTTCGAGGATCTTCAGCGGCTGCAGCAGCAGGAAGCGGCCAGCGAGGAGACATCTTCCGCGGAGCCCGACTCAGGCGAAGAGCAGCGTCCGGCGTACGAGCCCCCATCAGCCGTCGAGGGCTCCCAATCGGAGTGGGAGTCAGCTCGACAGGAAGAGTCCCCGGTCGAAGCCACATCTCCCGGAGGAGACGACGAAGCGACCCCCTTCGGTCGCGAAGATGATTCGAGCGAACAGGGCTGGGCGCCGGCAGGACCGACCGAAAGTCCCGAGACTGCTTCCGACTCCCCCTATCCGGATGACGAGGTCGAACGAATCGCTCGAAGAGTCGTCGAAATGCTGTCGGATCGGGTGCTCCGCGAGATCGCATGGGAAGTGATCCCCGAGGTGGCCGAGATGGTGGTGAGAGAGAGGGTGCGCGAGCTCGAGTCGCAGGACTCCTGA
- a CDS encoding DUF962 domain-containing protein → MEQKDRMTFHEFWPYYVKAHNKRGTRFLHGAGSIAAIVFVVMAIVLNPWYLLLAPLVGYGLAWYGHFFVEGNRPATFGHPFYSLAADYRMLLLGLLGRMDAEVARHRTDRGEEK, encoded by the coding sequence ATGGAGCAGAAGGACCGAATGACGTTTCATGAATTCTGGCCGTACTACGTGAAAGCTCACAACAAACGGGGTACGCGGTTCCTGCATGGTGCGGGATCGATTGCAGCGATCGTGTTCGTCGTGATGGCGATCGTCTTGAATCCCTGGTATCTGCTGCTGGCTCCTCTCGTCGGCTATGGGCTCGCCTGGTATGGTCATTTCTTCGTCGAGGGGAACAGGCCAGCGACGTTCGGCCACCCTTTTTACTCATTGGCTGCCGACTATCGAATGCTGCTTCTGGGACTGCTCGGAAGGATGGACGCCGAGGTTGCCAGGCACAGGACTGATCGGGGGGAGGAAAAGTGA
- a CDS encoding DUF427 domain-containing protein: MRAEWNGVVLADSEDTIVVEGNHYFPPNSLNREYLRESATRTHCPWKGEASYYDIVAGDDTNPDAAWYYPDPSEAAEEIRDRVAFRKGVRVE; the protein is encoded by the coding sequence ATGAGAGCAGAATGGAACGGCGTCGTCCTGGCTGACAGCGAAGATACCATCGTCGTCGAAGGGAACCACTACTTTCCTCCCAATTCGCTCAACAGGGAGTACCTCCGGGAGAGCGCCACGCGAACCCATTGCCCATGGAAAGGTGAGGCGAGCTATTACGACATCGTCGCAGGCGATGACACGAATCCGGATGCGGCATGGTATTACCCCGATCCGAGCGAGGCAGCCGAAGAGATCCGGGACCGCGTTGCATTCCGGAAAGGCGTCCGGGTCGAGTAA
- a CDS encoding enoyl-ACP reductase, producing MKLLEGRKGVIFGVANKRSIAWACAKALSDAGMQLAFTYQGDRLRESVEKLVTELPGESPVYPCDVTSDDEIERVFDQLGSDFGSLDMLLHSVAFAKKEELEKGLVYSSREGFLEAQNISAYSLVALARGAMPLLEKSDNGSVLTMTYYGAEKVARGYNLMGVAKASLEACVRYLASDLGEKGIRVNAISAGPVNTLAARGGIRGFTKMLAHHAEQAPLRRNIEVEEVANAALFLASGLGSGVTGEVLHVDCGFNIIAI from the coding sequence GTGAAGCTTCTCGAAGGGCGGAAAGGAGTCATTTTCGGAGTTGCGAACAAGCGCTCGATCGCCTGGGCCTGCGCAAAGGCGCTTTCGGATGCCGGGATGCAGCTGGCGTTCACATACCAGGGAGACCGTTTGCGCGAATCCGTGGAGAAGCTGGTCACCGAGCTGCCCGGCGAGTCACCGGTTTACCCGTGCGACGTCACGTCCGACGACGAGATCGAGAGGGTGTTCGATCAGCTCGGGTCGGATTTCGGTTCGCTCGACATGCTTCTCCATTCGGTGGCTTTCGCGAAAAAGGAAGAGCTCGAGAAGGGTCTCGTGTACTCTTCGAGGGAAGGGTTTCTCGAGGCACAGAACATCTCGGCCTATTCGCTCGTGGCGCTGGCGCGGGGGGCGATGCCTCTTCTCGAGAAGAGCGACAACGGCTCGGTGCTCACAATGACCTACTACGGGGCGGAGAAAGTCGCGCGCGGCTACAACCTGATGGGTGTTGCCAAGGCATCGCTCGAAGCCTGCGTCCGATATCTCGCCTCGGATCTCGGTGAGAAGGGGATCAGGGTCAACGCGATTTCAGCGGGGCCGGTGAACACACTCGCGGCCCGGGGGGGTATCCGGGGTTTCACGAAGATGCTTGCCCATCACGCCGAGCAGGCTCCGTTGAGAAGAAACATCGAAGTCGAAGAAGTCGCGAATGCCGCGCTCTTTCTGGCATCCGGTTTGGGTAGCGGTGTCACGGGAGAGGTGCTGCATGTCGATTGTGGATTCAACATCATCGCGATTTGA
- a CDS encoding VWA domain-containing protein, whose translation MRLFLAAVTLFLAVPLQAQEEERFEETVDVEIVLVDAIVTNSRGEQILGLGAEDFEVFENGVEQRIESVEYYTNRRLLDQPESQAPFSAVRTEEPRNFVLFFDKAEVIGESSRSRLWRAGKQAREFVEKELAEGDRVAVAAHRARLEIYSDFSSDHAAVMEAIDEAVQFGNGIDPAKATGPILSELDAGEVMGHTGRIYDAIRVLGEAIGATDGRKVMILFTPGFGEASGFGSAARNDDIWFDPMVRTLNQAHTSVYILSLLEEPAWSAIEQYLSRLASETGGEYYRRAVSFTSPLRRIENENNGYYLLTYRTSKPSGEHGYQEIEVKLRNPEFNVKAREGYLF comes from the coding sequence ATGAGATTATTTCTTGCCGCGGTCACACTCTTCCTTGCAGTTCCGCTTCAAGCCCAGGAAGAAGAGCGTTTCGAGGAGACGGTCGATGTCGAGATCGTTCTCGTCGATGCAATCGTCACGAACAGCCGCGGAGAGCAGATTCTCGGGCTCGGAGCGGAAGACTTCGAGGTTTTCGAGAACGGTGTCGAGCAGAGAATCGAGTCGGTCGAGTACTACACGAATCGCCGGCTGCTCGACCAGCCCGAGAGCCAGGCTCCCTTTTCTGCGGTGCGAACGGAAGAGCCCCGAAACTTCGTTCTCTTTTTCGACAAAGCCGAGGTCATAGGCGAATCGAGCCGAAGCCGGCTCTGGCGGGCGGGGAAGCAGGCCCGCGAATTCGTGGAGAAGGAGCTGGCCGAGGGGGATCGTGTGGCAGTTGCTGCTCATCGTGCGAGACTGGAGATCTATTCCGACTTTTCCAGTGACCACGCCGCCGTGATGGAGGCGATCGACGAAGCGGTTCAGTTCGGCAACGGCATCGACCCCGCAAAGGCGACCGGGCCGATTCTGTCGGAGCTCGACGCCGGTGAGGTGATGGGCCATACCGGGCGGATCTACGACGCAATCCGGGTACTCGGAGAAGCAATCGGTGCGACGGACGGACGGAAGGTGATGATTCTCTTCACGCCCGGCTTCGGCGAAGCCTCGGGATTCGGGTCGGCCGCCCGGAACGACGACATCTGGTTCGACCCGATGGTCCGGACCCTGAACCAGGCACACACCAGCGTCTATATTCTGAGTCTGCTCGAAGAGCCGGCGTGGAGCGCGATCGAGCAATACCTGTCGCGGCTGGCGTCGGAAACAGGTGGTGAATACTATCGGCGAGCGGTCTCATTCACGTCCCCGCTGCGGCGAATCGAGAACGAGAACAACGGTTATTACCTTCTGACCTACCGAACGTCCAAACCGAGCGGAGAGCACGGGTACCAGGAGATCGAAGTGAAGCTGAGGAATCCGGAGTTCAACGTCAAAGCGAGAGAAGGGTATCTCTTCTGA
- a CDS encoding cob(I)yrinic acid a,c-diamide adenosyltransferase, protein MKIYTRSGDDGTTSLLGSTRVPKHSPKVEAYGTVDELASALGVVRAHWKDSVLDDQIHQIQADLFEINARLASSGDRFPGANPIRVDALETSIDEMEKELEPLRSFIFPGGSVPAAHLHVARTICRRAERRTSRLDEDDRGAHTLRYLNRLADWLFVAARYANHTLKVDDIPWVRD, encoded by the coding sequence GTGAAGATCTACACGCGCAGCGGTGACGACGGTACGACGTCGTTGCTCGGAAGCACGCGAGTCCCGAAACACTCACCGAAGGTCGAAGCCTACGGAACGGTCGACGAGCTCGCCTCGGCTCTCGGCGTGGTTCGCGCTCACTGGAAGGACTCGGTGCTGGACGACCAGATCCATCAGATCCAGGCGGATCTGTTCGAGATCAACGCACGCCTCGCGTCTTCCGGCGACAGGTTTCCCGGTGCGAATCCCATCCGCGTCGACGCGCTGGAAACTTCGATCGATGAGATGGAGAAGGAGCTCGAGCCTCTGCGAAGCTTCATCTTTCCCGGCGGGTCGGTTCCGGCGGCGCACCTTCACGTCGCCCGGACGATCTGTCGTCGCGCCGAACGAAGGACCTCGAGACTCGACGAGGACGATCGCGGTGCGCATACCCTCCGCTATCTCAACCGGCTGGCTGACTGGCTTTTCGTCGCGGCGCGCTACGCGAACCACACGCTGAAGGTCGATGACATCCCCTGGGTCAGGGATTAG
- the mce gene encoding methylmalonyl-CoA epimerase codes for MEGTRLDHIGIAVMNLDEAARIYRDLGLEVDHVETVESQRVRTAFIPAGDSRLELLEATDPGSAVARFIEKRGEGIHHLCFRVADIELELEKLKAKGYRLVNEQPFEGAHGCRVAFLHPSAGRGVLIELSERVEDD; via the coding sequence GTGGAAGGTACGAGACTCGATCACATCGGCATTGCGGTGATGAACCTCGATGAAGCGGCTCGGATCTACCGTGACCTCGGCCTGGAGGTTGATCACGTCGAGACGGTCGAGAGCCAACGGGTCCGGACGGCATTCATACCTGCCGGCGACTCGCGCCTCGAGCTTCTCGAGGCGACTGATCCGGGGTCGGCAGTCGCGCGGTTCATCGAGAAGCGTGGAGAAGGTATCCATCATCTCTGCTTTCGCGTCGCCGACATCGAGCTCGAGCTCGAGAAGCTGAAGGCGAAAGGCTATCGGCTCGTCAACGAACAGCCGTTCGAAGGGGCGCATGGATGTCGCGTGGCATTCCTCCATCCGTCGGCAGGCAGGGGAGTGTTGATCGAGCTCTCCGAGAGGGTCGAAGATGATTGA